ATCAGGAACGACCGACTTAGCAACAAAACCACCATGCTTCTGTTCAATCTCTACTATTTGATATATGTTTCTGTGATTCAAATCTTTGGGTTTAACATCCTTAATATATTTAGAGCAGAAACAAGTTCCCATATCCTCCTGTCTTGAACATGTAATTGCTTGCCTACAAAAATAATGAATATCATCAGAACTTAATAAATGTTGCACGCAGAACACATAATAAATATTGCATGCGAAACACATGAAAAAGAGTAGTAAAGTCTTTGGGTGATGATATCAGTGATCTGAGTTAGAAACTCGTCAGCATCAAATTCTTTAGCGATAAAAAAAAAGCAGAACACAAATAGAAACATAGCTAGGTACTTACCCTTTGTGTTTGCCATATGCTCTTATAACGTAGTATTTGTTTGAAGACAAGGGTTGATCAGGAACAGGTATGAACCAAACTTTTTCCCATTCGATATTCCGATAATATCCTACCCCTTTTCTGTAAACAACGTTTACGAATTTGTTGTGAGGAAACAAGAATCCTCCTTTAACATCTTTGACCACtgattcttcttcattgtctgtgATGAAAAGATAACCTGATGAACCATGAGCCTCAGCTGGTGGAAGCCATGATAGCTCATTAGAATTCTCTCGGTACAATGACAAAGGCCTCGTTGCATACATAGCTTTCTGTATCTCTCCTTCACACCCTTAATTCTGATCTATTTATCTTTGTAATGTCATTAGTCTTACCaattaattttaataataatactctATAAGTTGAGGCAAAGGAGTGAGGTGCTTGGGAAATTTCAGTATACTAATAATTAATCTTCTTTGTTAATCTTTGTTTATCCAATAATTAGAGTCTTTGCAAATTAATTTAGTGCGTGGAAGTGAGTGCTGGGCATTTAACCATATCCAGGTTAGGTGAGTGGTGGTTTTCTGGTTGATTTTCCAGAAGACCGGAATATTTCACAAATATACAAATATGCGTGTAACATGTAACGCGTAGAGTGTGGTCGTAAATTAGCCATCTCTTTCATCCATTTCTAATATTTgaccaacattttttttttcttctttttctgaaTCAACTTATCTGGATCTGACTGAAATCGTCGTCTAGATCTGACTCggtgtatttatttttttaactcaAAAAGATGAGAGTCATTGTAAGAGACACAATGCAAGTAATAGAATGTTTTTACACCAAGGAACAGGTGCTAAGCTTTTTAATGCATGCAATGAGTTAACACACTACTTATGATTGAACGCTTTCATAAGGAGGCAAGACAGTGACAAACTCCATGAATTCAGCATTATTCTCCAGAGCTTCAAATATCTCGACTGAAAGACAAGCTTGAATTTCCATACTCCCTTCAATTGGTCCAGGATTCGCTGAAAGAACTCCATCCTTTTTGTAAGATTTTCCAGCCCTCGTTGCAACGGGTCTTCCCCAACCAAAATCGTTGCCATACATGTTAAACCTTGGGGAAGTCGCCGTGATCAACAAAATGCGTTTGCTGTTACTAGATGATGATAGGGTGATGGCTTTATTAAGAGGCACCGATGGAATCGGATTTTCGATCCATGAATCCCAAGAGCTTCGAATTGCTTCGTCATTGCGGGACATAATCACCTGGTTCAGTAACGCAGCTCCCCATCCGATTCCTCGTTCGAGCAGCTGACCGACCTTAACGGTTACGCGCCCGTCTTAAGCCAAGTTCCCAAAGTACTCTTGGCACACAGGTGGCTTCAATCTATCTCTGTTGCCTATAGCTACTAAATACGTAGTCTCATCATCCTGATCTAAACACCTAGCTCTCGTTACAGCTACCCAAAAGTGAGCCAGCAGAGCTTGTAAAGAAGAGATTTTTGTACTAGTACTTTCCTCTGCAGAGATGCACGAATTAGCCTTTGCTTTAAGTCTAGCTATGTTCTCCGCTGTGAAATGAAAACATTTCGATTCCAGTTGCGACGTATTGGCTGCAGCAGTAGTACTGACATATGTTTCTTTGAAAGATTCGCAATCGATGGAGAACGGGAGCTGAATGGGGATGCTCACGCGCTCTCCGGAAACCAGCGTTCGAGGAAAGGTACGCGTGAGATATGATGTGTTGTTGGAGCTTCTCCAGAGATCTCAGACCATGAATTAATGAAATGCCATAACGACGTACCATCACAAACACTATGGTTCATGCTGCAACCGATGAAAGCCCCGTCAATCAGTTCCACTTACTTGGATAGAGAGCAACGGATTTGACAAACCCTCATAATTCATTACACCATTGAGTGAGAATAAGGATTCCTGAACTACTCGAGGAACGTACACTGGATCGAGAATTTCGCCTATGGTTACATGATCCGCAATTGCGTGAATGAATTCTGCACCCACAGAGTTGCAATTTATGTAAACAGAGGATGATGCGTCGGCGTCGACATTATCATGTTTTCTGACAGCAAGACGACCGGCAAGAGGGAAGAAGTGGTCGAGTGTGAGTGCAAGAGACGTTTTTAGTCGAGTGACGACGgttttcttatcttcttctttgcaaGAGCAGAGAAGACCTCTCTGCATATATCCAACAGGTAGCACCATGATATCCTCTTTACTTAACTCAATACACTCATCACTCCCGGAAACGCCTGACGCCTTGCTGCTGCAATAAGTAGCTGGTCTGATTACGTCCGTCGAAATGTAACGAACTTCTGCGCAACTCTTACTCATTCTCGATCGAGATTTGGAACTTCCAAGCGTCAGAGAAAGTGTTGCAAATCGATCGAGTATAAATTAAGAAAGTTAATGATTAAAATCGAGCATTAGGTGGGCGTATATAATAAGTGAAATCTTCAAGTAGATTCAATCATAACTAAATATTCAAATCATATATGcttcaataaaaataaaatattcaaATCATATATTCAAATGATCCCGAGATGCACACTTGCTAATAAATTAGTCTCATGACCTTTCAAGTACGAGACATTAGTAGTACTTTAGTAGTTGATTAAAAACAAGAATCTTATTTCTTTCTTACACACTAAAAACAAGACAGACCTGCATTTATACATGTCCTGACTAAGACAATAGATGTTAGAACAGGACAGGCTGTGGACAGCTCACACTCAGCCAATAAGAGTCATTTCTCACACACTCAGACACAGTGAGAACTCTATGAGACTCTCAGTACTATTAGCCCCCCTCAAGCTGGAGGTTGTTACTGGAGATTACCTTCAGCTTGTCTCTGAGTATAGAAAACCTTGGTCCTGCCAGTCCCTTGGTGAGAATATCTGCAATTTGATCCCAAGTTGAAATGTATGTGACCTGAATGTCTTTTTTCTGGACAAGTTCTCTGACAAAATGATAGTCAATGGACAGATGTTTCATTTTACTATGAAATACTGGATTAGATGACAGAGAAACCGCACTTTGATTGTCACAAGATATCAATGGTGGAGCAGGAAGCAAGAGATGAAGATCTTTGAGTAGCTGACAAACCCAAACAATTTTAGCTGTGGTATTGGCTAGAGACCTGTATTCTGATTCAGTAGAACTTCTTGAGACACTACCTTGTCTTTTGCTAGACCAAGAAATTGGATTAGGACCAAAAAACATACAAAAACCTCCTGTAGATCTTCTTGTATCAATTGATCCTGCCCAGTCAGCATCACTAAAGCCATGTAATGTAAGAA
This DNA window, taken from Papaver somniferum cultivar HN1 chromosome 3, ASM357369v1, whole genome shotgun sequence, encodes the following:
- the LOC113359019 gene encoding uncharacterized acetyltransferase At3g50280-like, with translation MSKSCAEVRYISTDVIRPATYCSSKASGVSGSDECIELSKEDIMVLPVGYMQRGLLCSCKEEDKKTVVTRLKTSLALTLDHFFPLAGRLAVRKHDNVDADASSSVYINCNSVGAEFIHAIADHVTIGEILDPVYVPRVVQESLFSLNGVMNYEGLSNPLLSIQLPFSIDCESFKETYVSTTAAANTSQLESKCFHFTAENIARLKAKANSCISAEESTSTKISSLQALLAHFWVAVTRARCLDQDDETTYLVAIGNRDRLKPPVCQEYFGNLA